In the Kaistella sp. 97-N-M2 genome, one interval contains:
- a CDS encoding SDR family oxidoreductase, with protein MKILLTGVTGYIGKRLLIQLLEEGHHVVCSVRDKNRFGLKLFKEKIEQIEVIENDFLDDKTLDTIPKDIEAAYYLIHSMSSSDGDFKEKEKLSAENFKKALEKTQAKQVVFLTGIINEKKLSKHLESRKNVEEALESSVYALTSLRAGIIVGSGSASFEIIRDLAEKLPLMVAPKWVNTKCQPIAIRNVMQFLVGVLGKEFTYKQHYDIAGTDVLTYKEMLLTYAKIRGLKRSIYIVPLMTPKFSSYWLYFVTSTSYFLAKNLVDSMKIDVVASKNDLAERLGIQLFSYKEAITLAFDKIKQNDVLSSWYDSFSNNFHTRQVWQYLEVPDEGCYKDIRELKIEDEKATLDRIFSIGGKTGWYYADFLWRIRGFLDKLFGGVGLRRGRRNMTDLDAGDSVDFWRVLYADKEKGRLLLFAEMKLPGEAWLEFKVKNGVLRQEATFRPLGISGRLYWYSVLPFHGLIFNGMLKKLVGK; from the coding sequence ATGAAAATACTTCTCACCGGCGTCACCGGATATATTGGCAAACGCCTCCTCATTCAGCTTTTAGAGGAAGGCCATCACGTCGTCTGTTCGGTGCGCGACAAGAATCGGTTTGGCTTGAAACTTTTTAAGGAGAAAATTGAGCAGATTGAAGTTATTGAAAATGATTTTCTGGACGATAAGACTTTAGATACGATTCCGAAAGATATTGAAGCCGCTTACTATCTCATCCATTCGATGTCTAGCAGCGACGGAGATTTTAAAGAAAAGGAGAAACTTTCTGCAGAAAATTTTAAAAAAGCTTTAGAAAAAACTCAGGCCAAACAGGTGGTTTTTTTAACAGGTATCATCAACGAAAAAAAGCTTTCAAAGCATCTCGAATCGCGGAAAAATGTAGAAGAAGCCTTAGAAAGTTCCGTTTACGCTTTAACGAGTTTGCGCGCGGGAATTATTGTAGGATCCGGCAGTGCTTCATTTGAAATCATACGGGATCTTGCGGAAAAATTACCGCTGATGGTTGCGCCGAAATGGGTGAATACGAAATGTCAGCCCATTGCCATCCGAAACGTGATGCAGTTTTTGGTTGGGGTTTTAGGAAAAGAATTTACGTACAAACAACATTATGATATTGCCGGAACAGATGTTTTAACGTACAAAGAAATGCTTTTAACCTACGCCAAAATCAGGGGTCTGAAGCGGTCCATTTATATCGTTCCGTTAATGACGCCTAAATTTTCGTCGTACTGGCTTTATTTCGTTACATCAACGAGTTATTTTCTCGCAAAAAATCTTGTGGACAGTATGAAAATCGACGTTGTGGCCTCGAAAAACGACCTTGCAGAAAGATTGGGCATTCAGCTTTTTTCCTACAAAGAAGCCATTACGCTGGCTTTCGATAAAATTAAACAGAATGATGTTCTATCGAGCTGGTACGATTCCTTTTCGAATAATTTTCATACGCGTCAGGTTTGGCAGTATTTGGAGGTTCCCGACGAAGGGTGTTATAAAGATATCCGCGAACTAAAAATTGAGGACGAAAAAGCAACTTTAGACCGAATTTTCAGTATTGGCGGAAAAACAGGATGGTATTATGCAGATTTTTTATGGCGGATTCGCGGCTTTCTAGACAAACTTTTCGGCGGCGTTGGTTTAAGGCGAGGCCGTAGAAATATGACGGATCTCGACGCAGGCGATTCTGTGGATTTTTGGCGCGTCCTGTATGCCGATAAGGAAAAAGGGCGTCTTTTACTTTTTGCAGAGATGAAACTTCCGGGTGAAGCCTGGTTGGAATTTAAAGTTAAAAACGGAGTTCTACGTCAGGAAGCCACTTTCCGGCCGCTGGGCATTTCGGGAAGACTTTACTGGTATTCAGTCTTGCCCTTCCACGGTTTAATTTTTAACGGAATGTTGAAAAAACTCGTTGGAAAATAA
- a CDS encoding Crp/Fnr family transcriptional regulator yields the protein MVENNSHKNFIREKVLSYKPDFDLEILEAGLAEFNVSHCVGGDLILKAGEICKSIFMVENSITRCYFTDREGDEKTIWLEPEKMVITDYESFRTQTASRCDIYCYEDSAVYSIEKQNLVKLYAKYHDWAIFGLLVMEEHYCNLLALRNTLSFNSANENYDLIKSYSSRYLDVVPLKHLASWLNISAVHLSRIRKEKAKFIEN from the coding sequence ATGGTAGAAAATAACAGTCACAAAAATTTTATACGGGAAAAAGTTTTGTCTTACAAACCGGATTTTGATCTGGAGATCTTAGAAGCAGGACTGGCTGAATTTAATGTTTCACACTGCGTGGGCGGAGATCTTATTTTGAAAGCAGGGGAAATCTGCAAAAGTATTTTTATGGTTGAAAATTCCATCACCCGATGCTATTTTACGGATCGTGAGGGTGATGAAAAAACCATCTGGCTGGAGCCGGAAAAAATGGTGATTACCGATTACGAAAGTTTTCGAACGCAGACCGCCAGCCGCTGCGATATTTATTGTTATGAAGATTCTGCCGTTTATTCCATTGAAAAACAAAATTTGGTGAAGCTTTATGCGAAATATCACGATTGGGCAATATTTGGACTCCTCGTAATGGAAGAACATTACTGCAATCTCCTGGCACTGCGAAATACGCTTAGTTTCAACAGTGCGAATGAAAATTATGATCTTATAAAAAGCTACTCATCGCGATATTTAGATGTAGTTCCGCTGAAACACCTCGCTTCGTGGCTCAATATTTCTGCGGTTCATTTATCAAGAATTCGTAAAGAAAAGGCGAAATTTATTGAGAATTAA
- the ggt gene encoding gamma-glutamyltransferase, with translation MKRLFLSFVLASQFVFAQFTDINIVKEIRTKDKGLVVSAHPLASEAGAKIMRMGGNAFDAVIATQYALAVVYPQAGNIGGGGFLVGVQSNGDKFTLDYRETAPEKSSKDMYLDKKGNANTDLSQNGRLAVGVPGSVAGFFATLKHAKLPMEKLIQPAIDLAEQGFSLTQKEAGLLNSELDAFNQHNRSKTVFQKSSTWKQGDILVQKELAETLKLIQKYGAKGFYEGKTADLIQQEMKRGNGIITLNDLKNYQVVERKPISFMYKGNEIVSMPLPSSGGILLAQMLKMSGFENVEKYAQNSTQAVQIMVEAERRAFADRAEYMGDPAYIKDQTAMLISDEYLKNRWKSFDKNTATPSFAVGKIVAQPKESTETTHISIIDKEGNAVAVTTTLNGLYGSKVVVSGAGFFLNNEMDDFSVKPGVPNMFGAVGGEANSIKPGKRMLSSMTPTIVLQKGKPYIIVGTPGGTTIPTSVYQSIVNVVDFGLNPNLAVNTPKFHHQWLPESVMVEKNFPEATVSDLEKMNYKIERVSQIGRTEMIVIDGNGNAVAVADGRGDDSVAVE, from the coding sequence ATGAAGAGATTGTTCCTGTCGTTCGTTCTGGCTTCCCAGTTCGTGTTTGCGCAATTCACCGACATCAATATTGTAAAAGAAATTCGCACCAAAGACAAAGGTTTGGTCGTTTCTGCACATCCCCTGGCCAGTGAAGCGGGCGCGAAAATTATGAGGATGGGCGGGAACGCGTTTGATGCCGTAATCGCGACGCAATATGCGCTGGCCGTGGTCTATCCGCAAGCCGGAAATATAGGTGGCGGCGGCTTTCTCGTCGGCGTGCAAAGTAATGGCGACAAATTCACCTTAGATTACCGCGAAACCGCTCCCGAAAAATCGTCCAAAGATATGTATCTCGACAAAAAAGGAAATGCAAACACCGATCTTTCCCAAAACGGCAGACTGGCGGTGGGCGTCCCGGGATCTGTTGCAGGATTTTTCGCCACTTTAAAACACGCGAAACTTCCCATGGAAAAACTTATTCAACCCGCCATCGATTTGGCCGAACAGGGATTTTCGCTCACGCAGAAAGAAGCAGGTCTGCTCAACAGCGAACTCGACGCCTTCAACCAACATAACAGAAGCAAGACGGTTTTTCAAAAATCGAGTACCTGGAAACAAGGCGATATCCTGGTGCAGAAAGAACTTGCCGAAACCTTAAAACTCATTCAAAAATACGGGGCGAAAGGTTTTTACGAGGGAAAAACCGCTGATCTCATCCAGCAGGAAATGAAGCGCGGAAACGGCATCATCACTTTAAATGATCTTAAAAACTACCAGGTTGTCGAAAGAAAACCCATTTCTTTTATGTACAAAGGCAACGAAATCGTCTCCATGCCTTTGCCCTCAAGCGGCGGGATTCTTCTGGCTCAGATGTTGAAAATGAGCGGTTTCGAAAATGTAGAAAAATACGCGCAAAATTCCACACAAGCCGTTCAGATTATGGTCGAGGCCGAACGCCGGGCTTTTGCAGACCGCGCCGAATACATGGGCGATCCCGCTTATATTAAAGATCAAACCGCGATGCTGATTTCTGATGAATATTTAAAAAACCGCTGGAAAAGTTTCGACAAAAATACTGCAACACCTAGTTTCGCGGTCGGAAAAATTGTGGCGCAGCCAAAAGAATCTACCGAAACCACCCATATTTCCATTATCGATAAGGAGGGAAATGCAGTGGCCGTAACCACAACTTTGAACGGTTTGTACGGAAGTAAAGTTGTGGTTTCCGGGGCAGGGTTTTTCCTGAATAACGAAATGGACGATTTCTCCGTAAAGCCCGGAGTTCCGAATATGTTCGGTGCGGTGGGCGGCGAGGCAAATTCTATTAAACCCGGAAAAAGAATGTTGAGTTCGATGACGCCGACCATCGTTCTACAAAAGGGAAAACCTTACATTATTGTCGGAACGCCCGGTGGAACTACCATTCCGACGTCCGTTTACCAATCTATTGTTAATGTGGTCGATTTTGGTTTAAATCCAAATTTGGCCGTGAATACGCCGAAATTCCATCATCAGTGGTTGCCGGAAAGTGTGATGGTGGAAAAAAACTTTCCGGAAGCCACGGTTTCTGATCTGGAGAAAATGAATTATAAAATAGAAAGAGTTTCGCAAATTGGCCGCACGGAAATGATTGTTATCGACGGGAACGGTAACGCAGTTGCAGTGGCAGACGGACGCGGTGATGATTCGGTAGCAGTAGAATAA
- a CDS encoding NAD-dependent epimerase/dehydratase family protein, giving the protein MESYTEKILITGALGQIGTELTNRLVEIHGAENVVASGLDRWDKNLTSAGFYERMDVTNTQLVRQVIKDYEITTVYHLASLLSGTSEKQPLFAWKLNLEPLLHFCELAKEGLLKKIFWPSSIAVFGKGIPKENVGQDVVLNPTTVYGISKMAGEKWCEYYFDKYGVDVRSIRYPGLISWKTPAGGGTTDYAVEIFYEAIEEEKYTSFISEDTAMPMLYMDDAINATLKLMEAPKENLTVHTSYNLGGLSFTPKQLADEIRKEIPNFQIDYKTDFRQAIADSWPASIDDSIAKKDWNLSYDYDISAMTKDMLKNLRVKLGATK; this is encoded by the coding sequence ATGGAATCCTACACGGAAAAAATACTTATCACCGGCGCACTCGGACAAATCGGTACGGAACTTACGAACAGACTGGTCGAAATTCACGGCGCAGAAAATGTGGTGGCCTCAGGTTTGGACCGATGGGATAAAAATCTGACTTCTGCAGGATTTTACGAGAGAATGGATGTAACGAATACGCAGCTGGTAAGACAGGTTATTAAAGATTACGAAATTACAACGGTGTATCATCTCGCGTCGCTGCTGTCGGGAACCTCGGAAAAACAACCGCTTTTCGCCTGGAAGCTGAATCTGGAACCGCTGCTGCATTTTTGTGAACTGGCGAAGGAAGGTTTGCTGAAGAAAATCTTCTGGCCCAGCTCCATCGCGGTGTTCGGGAAAGGTATTCCGAAGGAAAATGTGGGCCAGGACGTAGTTTTAAACCCAACCACGGTGTATGGAATCTCGAAGATGGCAGGAGAAAAATGGTGCGAGTATTATTTTGATAAGTATGGAGTGGATGTTCGTAGCATTCGGTATCCTGGTTTAATTTCCTGGAAAACGCCGGCAGGAGGCGGAACAACCGATTACGCTGTGGAGATTTTTTACGAAGCTATTGAAGAAGAAAAATACACGAGTTTTATTTCGGAAGATACTGCGATGCCGATGTTGTATATGGATGATGCCATTAATGCAACTTTGAAATTAATGGAAGCGCCGAAAGAGAATTTAACCGTACATACGTCCTATAATTTAGGTGGACTGTCTTTCACGCCCAAGCAGTTGGCGGATGAGATCCGAAAGGAAATTCCAAATTTCCAGATTGATTATAAAACCGATTTCCGACAGGCTATCGCAGATTCGTGGCCCGCTTCTATTGATGATTCCATCGCGAAAAAAGACTGGAATTTGAGTTACGACTACGATATTTCTGCAATGACGAAAGACATGCTGAAGAACCTTCGCGTGAAATTGGGCGCAACTAAATGA
- a CDS encoding polysaccharide deacetylase: MEKLNLLVKKIIGKGHEIALYNKNSDLQAIEEAKQNIEEVTGKIVRGIRQKEVSVSIEDLKNLEFTYISNIENANILFSLKRLERSTQILQKHGLSIIPESISPYSQIPYNDFVFQAVPLPYYKSMVLETIKNDDFVVVYLNTWQFTDFSKYQFKIPFYRKFNSGRKMDDKLETFLQWMNEENLAFSRMKDFIF, encoded by the coding sequence GTGGAGAAGCTGAATCTTTTGGTAAAAAAAATAATTGGAAAAGGTCATGAAATCGCCCTTTATAATAAAAATTCAGACCTGCAGGCAATTGAAGAGGCGAAACAGAATATTGAAGAAGTAACGGGTAAAATAGTCCGCGGCATTCGCCAGAAAGAGGTTTCGGTTTCGATTGAAGACCTTAAAAATCTGGAGTTCACGTATATTTCAAATATCGAAAATGCAAATATTCTTTTTTCGTTGAAAAGGCTGGAACGCAGCACGCAGATTCTGCAGAAACACGGGCTGAGTATTATTCCGGAAAGCATTTCGCCTTACTCGCAAATTCCTTATAACGATTTTGTTTTTCAAGCCGTTCCGCTACCGTATTATAAAAGTATGGTTTTGGAAACGATTAAAAACGATGATTTTGTCGTTGTTTATCTTAATACGTGGCAGTTCACGGATTTCTCCAAATATCAGTTTAAAATTCCGTTCTACCGGAAATTCAATTCCGGCAGAAAAATGGACGATAAACTGGAAACCTTCCTGCAGTGGATGAATGAAGAAAACCTGGCTTTTTCGAGAATGAAGGATTTTATTTTCTAA
- the rpsF gene encoding 30S ribosomal protein S6, translating to MNNYETVFILTPVLSDAQVEEAVKKFEDLLKANNCEIVAKENWGLKKLAYPIQLKKNGFYTLIEFKGEGTVVADLETAYKRDERVIRYLTTKLDKHAIEYAVTRRTKVKTAKV from the coding sequence ATGAACAATTACGAAACTGTTTTCATTTTAACTCCCGTTCTATCTGACGCTCAGGTGGAGGAAGCAGTAAAAAAGTTTGAAGATTTGCTGAAAGCAAACAATTGCGAAATCGTTGCCAAAGAAAATTGGGGACTTAAAAAACTGGCGTATCCTATTCAATTAAAAAAGAATGGATTCTACACTTTGATCGAATTTAAAGGTGAAGGTACTGTAGTGGCAGATCTGGAAACTGCGTACAAACGTGACGAAAGAGTAATCCGTTACCTTACTACAAAACTGGACAAACATGCGATCGAGTATGCAGTAACAAGAAGAACGAAAGTAAAAACTGCGAAAGTTTAA
- the rpsR gene encoding 30S ribosomal protein S18, with protein sequence MAIDDMAKQASAGGESEVRFLTPLDINTKSDKKYCRFKKYGIKHVDYKDPNFLLQFVNEQGKILPRRYTGTSLKYQRKVSAAIKRARHLSMMPYIADLLK encoded by the coding sequence ATGGCAATAGATGATATGGCAAAACAAGCCTCAGCTGGAGGAGAATCTGAAGTAAGATTTTTAACTCCACTTGATATCAATACAAAATCTGATAAAAAATACTGTAGATTCAAAAAATACGGAATCAAACATGTTGATTATAAAGATCCAAATTTCCTTCTTCAGTTCGTGAACGAACAAGGTAAAATTTTACCAAGAAGATACACCGGAACGTCTTTGAAATACCAAAGAAAAGTTTCTGCAGCAATTAAAAGAGCAAGACACTTGTCGATGATGCCTTATATTGCAGATCTTTTAAAATAA
- the rplI gene encoding 50S ribosomal protein L9, with amino-acid sequence MEIILKTDVENLGLEFDTVNVKNGYARNYLLPKGLGLLATPKNKAALEATLESRKEEEAKLVAAANAIVDQLKKTNITIATKVGSGDKLFGSINNANLSDELSKVGVQVDKKYIKIPGNTIKRTGKVTAIIRLHRNVEHNFEFDIVSDAPPVAAAPKATPAPKKVEETPAEEA; translated from the coding sequence ATGGAAATCATATTAAAAACAGACGTAGAAAACTTAGGACTTGAGTTCGATACGGTAAATGTAAAAAACGGATACGCAAGAAATTACCTTTTACCAAAAGGTTTAGGACTTTTGGCGACTCCAAAAAATAAAGCAGCTTTAGAAGCAACTTTAGAATCCCGTAAAGAAGAAGAAGCGAAATTGGTTGCAGCTGCTAACGCAATTGTAGATCAGTTGAAGAAAACGAACATTACCATCGCTACAAAAGTAGGTTCCGGTGACAAACTGTTCGGATCCATCAACAACGCCAATCTTTCCGACGAATTGTCTAAAGTAGGTGTTCAGGTTGATAAAAAATACATCAAAATTCCTGGGAATACGATCAAAAGAACCGGTAAAGTTACTGCGATCATCAGACTTCACAGAAATGTAGAACACAACTTCGAATTCGATATTGTTTCTGATGCTCCACCCGTAGCTGCTGCTCCAAAAGCAACTCCAGCTCCGAAAAAAGTAGAAGAAACTCCAGCTGAAGAAGCATAA
- a CDS encoding chloride channel protein translates to MLEIFAYLRQSIKRSFDNLHNEKLKNNLLQAVPFWIGSLITGVFAVLYAKAFTWGEALMNFIFDWHAWMIFIITPAAFVLSWWLVKSFAPYAKGSGIPQVMAAVELANPKEHSKIRHLLSLKIIVFKVLSSLALIIGGGAVGREGPTIQIAGSVFRKVNEYLPEWWPKISKKNMIMTGAAAGLSAAFNTPLGGIVFAVEELSKTHINYFKTALFTAVIIAGLTSQTLAGSYLYLGYPKTADVGLGIMFPVILVSGIAGVFASQLSVIMLRINAWNKTLTKDTEKVAFLIVCALIIASLAFFVNREILGSGKEIMERTLFTKDKHEDWYMPIFRMIGPALSFTSGGAGGIFAPALSAGASIGSVISGWIHLSPNETNVVILGGMVAFLTGVTRAPFTSAIIVLEMTDRHSLIFHLMLAGMVSSLISLMVSKRSLYDTLKMSYLEELRTDEENLRENAKEKDRQAREENY, encoded by the coding sequence ATGCTAGAAATCTTCGCCTACTTGCGACAAAGTATCAAAAGATCTTTCGATAACCTGCACAACGAGAAACTAAAAAACAATCTTTTACAGGCGGTTCCGTTTTGGATCGGATCTTTAATTACGGGGGTTTTCGCCGTTTTGTACGCAAAAGCTTTCACGTGGGGCGAAGCGCTGATGAACTTCATATTCGACTGGCATGCGTGGATGATTTTCATCATCACACCCGCTGCATTTGTGCTTTCCTGGTGGCTTGTCAAAAGCTTTGCACCTTACGCAAAAGGAAGCGGAATTCCGCAGGTGATGGCTGCTGTAGAACTGGCTAATCCGAAAGAACATTCTAAAATCAGGCATCTTTTAAGTTTAAAAATCATTGTTTTTAAAGTTTTATCGAGTTTGGCTTTGATTATTGGCGGGGGCGCCGTTGGACGAGAAGGTCCGACGATTCAGATTGCCGGGTCTGTTTTTCGAAAAGTAAACGAATACCTCCCCGAATGGTGGCCGAAGATCTCCAAGAAAAATATGATTATGACGGGTGCCGCAGCGGGACTTTCCGCCGCCTTTAATACGCCGCTCGGCGGAATCGTTTTTGCGGTGGAAGAACTTTCAAAAACGCATATTAATTACTTTAAAACTGCGCTCTTCACCGCCGTCATCATTGCGGGATTAACTTCGCAAACGCTGGCCGGCTCTTATCTCTATCTGGGATATCCAAAAACAGCAGATGTCGGTTTGGGTATTATGTTTCCGGTTATTTTGGTTTCGGGGATTGCGGGCGTTTTTGCGAGTCAGCTTTCCGTCATTATGCTGCGAATTAACGCCTGGAATAAAACTTTAACAAAAGACACCGAAAAAGTGGCTTTTCTTATTGTTTGTGCCTTGATTATTGCGTCGCTGGCTTTTTTCGTGAACAGAGAAATCCTTGGCTCCGGAAAGGAGATCATGGAGCGAACGCTTTTTACAAAAGACAAGCACGAAGACTGGTACATGCCGATCTTCAGAATGATCGGGCCGGCTTTGTCCTTCACGTCCGGCGGAGCAGGTGGAATTTTTGCGCCGGCACTCTCTGCGGGTGCCAGCATTGGATCCGTAATTTCGGGCTGGATTCATTTATCACCGAACGAGACCAATGTTGTAATTTTAGGAGGAATGGTTGCCTTTTTAACGGGAGTAACCCGGGCGCCGTTTACCTCCGCAATTATTGTTCTGGAAATGACCGACAGGCACTCACTTATCTTTCATCTGATGTTGGCCGGAATGGTATCTTCGCTTATTTCCCTCATGGTAAGCAAAAGATCGCTTTATGACACGCTGAAAATGTCGTATCTGGAAGAATTACGTACTGATGAAGAAAACCTGCGGGAGAACGCGAAAGAAAAAGACCGGCAAGCGCGGGAGGAAAATTATTAA
- a CDS encoding FMN-binding glutamate synthase family protein, producing the protein MRDKFIRWGIAIVLIIWAISLLLKTYYWIPILLTAIYALGIYNVTQSKHAILRNFPVIGYFRYFFESISPEMQQYFIERETDGKPFPRNQRSAVYRRAKNISDTVPFGTQLEVNQRKYEGIKHSIYAHSPSEDLPRVWVGGDQCTQKYHASLFNISAMSFGSLSDRAQMSLNKGAKKGNFYHNTGEGGISPYHLEGGDLCWQIGTGYFGCRDDHGKFSPEIFKKNVSIPSVKMIEIKLSQGAKPGHGGVLPGAKNTVEIAAIRHVQPGVTIISPPSHSAFSDAAGLLFFVQQLRELSDGKPVGFKLCIGDTREFEDICVQMNVLKIYPDFITIDGAEGGTGAAPPEFSDGVGMPLEPALIFVNRTLNIFNVRDKVKIIASGKVLTALDILRAVAMGADMCNNARGFMFALGCIQALRCNTNNCPTGVATQDKMLIKGLDVTDKSERVYHFHKNTLHTCNELIGAAGRKSYEEVDASMFMRGDEFEHLADVYFPDILGNVKENHSSRY; encoded by the coding sequence ATGAGAGATAAATTCATCCGGTGGGGTATTGCTATTGTTCTTATAATATGGGCCATCTCACTGCTTCTTAAAACCTATTACTGGATTCCAATTTTATTGACGGCAATCTATGCTTTAGGAATTTACAATGTTACACAATCCAAACATGCAATCCTGCGGAATTTCCCTGTTATAGGATATTTCCGCTATTTTTTCGAAAGTATTTCGCCCGAAATGCAGCAGTATTTTATTGAAAGAGAAACGGATGGTAAACCTTTTCCGCGAAACCAACGTTCCGCTGTTTACCGGCGTGCTAAAAATATAAGCGACACCGTTCCTTTTGGAACTCAACTTGAGGTAAATCAACGGAAATACGAAGGCATTAAGCACTCCATTTACGCACATTCTCCGTCGGAAGATCTTCCCCGCGTTTGGGTAGGTGGAGATCAGTGTACGCAGAAATACCACGCCTCCTTATTCAATATTTCCGCAATGAGTTTCGGATCTTTAAGTGACCGCGCGCAAATGTCTCTGAATAAAGGCGCGAAAAAAGGGAATTTTTATCATAACACCGGCGAGGGTGGAATTTCACCCTATCATTTGGAAGGTGGAGATCTCTGTTGGCAGATTGGGACAGGCTATTTCGGATGTAGAGATGATCACGGTAAATTTTCTCCGGAGATCTTCAAGAAAAACGTATCGATTCCAAGCGTTAAAATGATCGAAATCAAACTGTCTCAAGGTGCAAAACCTGGGCATGGTGGTGTTTTACCCGGTGCAAAAAATACGGTGGAAATCGCAGCGATCCGTCACGTTCAGCCCGGCGTAACCATCATCTCGCCGCCGTCGCATTCCGCTTTTTCCGATGCTGCAGGGCTATTGTTTTTCGTACAGCAGTTACGGGAATTATCAGATGGAAAACCGGTTGGCTTCAAATTATGTATCGGCGATACAAGGGAGTTTGAAGATATTTGCGTACAAATGAATGTTTTGAAAATCTATCCGGATTTTATTACTATTGACGGCGCGGAAGGAGGAACAGGAGCAGCACCTCCGGAATTTTCCGATGGCGTTGGAATGCCTTTGGAGCCGGCTTTGATTTTTGTGAACAGAACCTTAAATATCTTCAATGTCCGCGATAAAGTAAAAATAATTGCGAGCGGCAAAGTTTTAACAGCTTTGGATATTTTACGCGCTGTAGCAATGGGCGCTGATATGTGCAACAACGCGCGCGGATTTATGTTTGCATTGGGCTGTATTCAGGCTTTAAGGTGTAACACCAATAATTGTCCAACGGGTGTTGCCACGCAGGACAAAATGCTTATTAAAGGTTTGGATGTAACCGATAAGAGCGAACGCGTTTACCATTTCCATAAAAATACGTTGCATACCTGCAACGAACTGATTGGTGCAGCAGGCCGGAAATCCTACGAAGAAGTAGATGCAAGCATGTTTATGAGAGGTGACGAATTTGAGCATCTGGCTGACGTTTACTTCCCTGATATTTTAGGAAACGTGAAAGAAAACCATAGCAGCAGATATTAA